In one Sesamum indicum cultivar Zhongzhi No. 13 linkage group LG12, S_indicum_v1.0, whole genome shotgun sequence genomic region, the following are encoded:
- the LOC105175095 gene encoding peroxisomal 2,4-dienoyl-CoA reductase-like: protein MESPFKPHVLQGKVALLTGGGSGIGFEISTQFGKHGVSIAIMGRRKPVLDAAVSALMSLGIPAVGFEGDVRKGEDARRVVEATVKHFGKLDILVNAAAGNFLVAAEDLSPNGFKTVMDIDSVGTFTMCREALQYLKKGGPGRSLSSGGFILNISATLHYTASWYQIHVSAAKAAVDALTRNLALEWGTDYDIRVNGIAPGPIGDTAGLSKLLPKEINNKTSDYLPLYKVGEKWDIAMAAVYLASDAGKYINGTTLIVDGGLWLSSPRILPKDAVKQFSRAVEKRSRAAPAGVPTSKL from the exons ATGGAGTCTCCTTTCAAGCCCCATGTACTCCAAGGCAAAGTAGCTCTACTCACTGGTGGCGGGTCGGGTATCGGGTTCGAGATTTCAACCCAGTTTGGGAAGCATGGAGTCTCCATCGCTATCATGGGCCGCCGCAAGCCCGTCTTAGACGCCGCAGTTTCAGCCCTCATGTCCCTTGGCATCCCC gCAGTTGGTTTTGAAGGGGATGTCCGGAAAGGGGAAGATGCGCGGAGAGTTGTGGAGGCAACGGTGAAGCATTTTGGGAAGCTGGACATTCTTGTGAACGCTGCTGCTGGCAATTTTCTGGTGGCGGCAGAGGATCTCTCTCCCAATGGATTTAAAACAG TGATGGATATTGATTCTGTTGGCACATTTACAATGTGTCGGGAAGCACTTCAGTATCTTAAGAAAGGCGGGCCAGGAAGAAGCTTGTCCAGTGGAGGATTTATACTGAATATCAGTGCAACTTTGCATTACACAGCGTCTTGGTATCAGATCCATGTATCTGCAGCCAAG GCAGCTGTTGATGCCCTCACAAGAAACTTAGCCCTGGAATGGGGTACAGATTATGATATAAGAGTTAATGGGATTGCACCAGGTCCCATAGGAGATACTGCAGGCCTGAGTAAACTTCTGCCCAAGGAGATTAATAACAAAACCAGTGATTACTTGCCTCTCTATAAAGTCGGTGAGAAATGGGACATTGCCATGGCTGCTGTCTACCTTGCTTCAGATGCTG GTAAATACATCAACGGAACCACCTTGATTGTTGATGGAGGATTGTGGTTGAGCAGTCCGAGGATTCTGCCCAAGGATGCAGTGAAACAGTTTTCTAGAGCAGTGGAGAAAAGATCTCGCGCCGCACCAGCTGGAGTTCCTACCAGCAAACTCTAA
- the LOC105175098 gene encoding LOW QUALITY PROTEIN: DEAD-box ATP-dependent RNA helicase 36 (The sequence of the model RefSeq protein was modified relative to this genomic sequence to represent the inferred CDS: inserted 1 base in 1 codon), giving the protein MDEEIKLDENFPLFSRKSKSTTTKKPSPAPAAAPPKVLEKELNPNPTPANVTFSDLGLAEWAVNTCKELGMKRPTPVQHHCIPKILLGQDVMGLAQTGSGKTAAFALPILHRLAEDPFGVFALVVTPTRELAYQLAEQFRALGSSLALRCSVIVGGMDIINQAQSLMQRPHVVIATPGRIKVLIEENXXXXFSNTKFLVLDEADRVLGVNFEAELRVIFQCLPKTRQTLLFSATMTSNLQTLLELSANKAYFYAAYEGFKTVESLKQQYVFIPKHVKDVYLLHILNKMEEMGVRSAIIFVSTCRSCELLSLLLEQLELEVAALHSFKSQSLRLSALHKFKSGQVPVLLATDVANRGLDIPTVDLVINYDIPRYPEDYIHRVGRTARAGRGGLAVSFVTQHDVDLVHEIEAVIKKQLDKFECKEKEVLEENITRVYKARRVATMKMMDEGFEEKAKARKAQKLKTLEAKGLLKKRSKRRKTEKSTEESEY; this is encoded by the exons ATGGACGAAGAAATCAAACTCGACGAAAATTTCCCATTGTTTTCCCGGAAAAGTAaatccaccaccaccaaaaAACCCTCGCCTGCCCCCGCCGCCGCTCCCCCAAAGGTACTCGAAAAAGAACTGAATCCAAACCCCACCCCCGCCAACGTCACCTTCTCCGACTTGGGGCTCGCCGAATGGGCAGTTAATACCTGCAAAGAGCTAGGCATGAAGCGCCCTACTCCTGTCCAGCACCATTGCATCCCCAAAATCCTATTGGGCCAGGACGTCATGGGCCTGGCACAGACAGGAAGCGGCAAAACGGCGGCCTTCGCTCTCCCCATTCTTCATCGCCTCGCTGAAGACCCGTTTGGGGTGTTCGCATTGGTTGTAACCCCCACCCGGGAACTGGCCTACCAGTTGGCGGAACAGTTTCGGGCCCTCGGCTCTAGTTTGGCGCTGCGGTGCTCCGTGATTGTGGGCGGCATGGATATCATAAACCAGGCCCAGAGTTTGATGCAGAGGCCCCATGTGGTGATTGCCACTCCCGGCAGGATTAAGGTTCTTATTGAGGAGA CNNNNNNNNNNTTCTCCAATACCAAG TTTTTAGTCTTGGATGAAGCAGACAGGGTCTTGGGTGTTAACTTTGAAGCAGAATTAAGAGTTATTTTCCAGTGCTTACCAAAGACTCGGCAAACTTTACTATTTTCTGCAACCATGACAAGTAATTTACAGACATTACTTGAACTTTCTGCAAATAAGGCATATTTCTACGCGGCATATGAAGGGTTTAAAACAGTAGAATCTCTTAAACAGCAGTATGTTTTTATCCCCAAGCATGTGAAGGATGTGTATCTACTGCacatattaaacaaaatggAAGAGATGGGTGTTCGATCTGccataatttttgtctccacCTGCAG GAGTTGTGAGCTTCTGAGTTTGTTGCTGGAACAGCTTGAACTAGAAGTTGCAGCTTTGCACTCTTTCAAATCCCAATCTTTGAGGCTTTCTGCATTGCACAAATTCAAATCTGGACAGGTCCCTGTGTTATTAGCCACTGATGTTGCTAACCGTGGTTTAGATATACCAACAGTAGATTTAGTTATAAACTATGACATTCCAAG ATATCCAGAGGATTACATTCATCGTGTTGGGCGTACTGCAAGAGCTGGAAGAGGAGGCCTTGCTGTTAGCTTTGTCACTCAG CATGATGTGGATCTTGTACATGAAATAGAAGCTGTTATCAAGAAACAATTGGACAAGTTCGAGTGTAAAGAAAAGGAAGTACTTGAGGAAAATATTACAAGG GTCTACAAAGCTAGACGTGTAGCAACAATGAAGATGATGGATGAAGGTTTTGAGGAGAAAGCCAAGGCACGAAAAGCTCAGAAATTAAAGACATTAGAAGCGAAAGGTCTATTGAAGAAAAGGAGTAAGAGACggaaaacagaaaaatcaactGAAGAATCAGAATACTGA
- the LOC105175097 gene encoding nuclear transcription factor Y subunit C-2, whose product MDHVDQRQQLTHQSQQQQQPGVGVVSGSGPMAYSTPPYQTASMLATGTPAGTVSSPTQPPTGFAPQQQLAYHQAHHFHNQQQQQQLQAFWANQMQEIDQTTDFKNHSLPLARIKKIMKADEDVRMISAEAPVIFAKACEMFILELTLRSWIHTEENKRRTLQKNDIAAAISRTDVFDFLVDIIPRDELKEEGLGITKAAIPLVASTTDSLPYYYVPPQPQVGAPGMIMGKPVDQAALYANQQPRPPLPFMPWPQSHIQHPSQQPPPQQQPSDS is encoded by the coding sequence ATGGATCATGTAGACCAGAGGCAGCAATTGACACACCAGAGCCAGCAACAACAGCAACCAGGGGTAGGAGTTGTATCAGGAAGCGGGCCTATGGCTTATTCTACTCCCCCTTATCAGACAGCATCAATGTTGGCTACTGGCACTCCAGCTGGGACAGTTTCTTCTCCAACGCAACCTCCAACTGGTTTTGCCCCGCAACAACAGCTCGCCTACCATCAAGCCCATCATTTTCATAATCAACAGCAACAACAGCAACTTCAAGCTTTCTGGGCGAATCAAATGCAGGAAATTGATCAAACTACTGATTTCAAGAACCACAGTCTCCCGCTCGCTcgaataaaaaagataatgaaGGCTGATGAGGATGTCAGGATGATTTCTGCTGAAGCTCCTGTTATTTTCGCCAAGGCATGTGAGATGTTCATCTTGGAGTTGACTCTGCGATCTTGGATCCATACGGAGGAAAACAAAAGGCGGACTCTTCAGAAGAATGATATAGCAGCTGCCATTTCAAGAACTGatgtttttgattttttagttGATATTATTCCTAGGGATGAACTGAAAGAAGAGGGGCTTGGCATCACCAAGGCTGCAATTCCATTGGTTGCATCTACAACAGATTCTCTGCCGTATTACTATGTGCCCCCCCAGCCTCAGGTGGGAGCCCCTGGGATGATAATGGGGAAGCCAGTTGATCAGGCTGCTCTCTATGCCAATCAGCAGCCTCGACCTCCTCTTCCTTTCATGCCGTGGCCACAATCTCATATCCAGCATCCGTCTCAGCAGCCACCACCCCAGCAGCAACCAAGTGACTCATGA
- the LOC105175099 gene encoding uncharacterized protein LOC105175099, translating to MLMYCLNISEVVFKRSLLFGVRIVVLLCVFCKLSIALWCQQLFSLTLYSTENKSSNLSMEQSKNHNFIQYNSAEHGYEDIGPESLMHMGDASGHANPSLRSPEINFSEPKPVLNYSIQTGEEFALEFMRDRVNPRHPFIPNISGDSTSAPGYLELKGILGISHTGSESGSDVSMIPTTEKSSREFERRNLSSHGNRGNHGSFQSMLHASSGYNSHHTLRSASSGASDSSNLKVLCSFGGRILPRPSDGKLRYVGGETRIIRVSKEITWQELWEKTTAIYDETHTIKYQLPGEDLDALVSVSTDEDLLNMMEECNVLEDGEGSKKLRMFLFSLGDLEDAHFILANSHGDSEMKYVVAVNGMDIGSRKGSGLRGLAGSSGNNLNELDSLNVERDSCRTSNEFAGIRTPNMAGFVVTSAATKSSESILPNSSKVYGTDLHFYHGQPVPHHEDKQHPPQFGYNLHPPYITPPENAMPQSSYGAISQHKGLEGISSSGTQGTERLEKEAKLNSDGLRQPESGSSQMLANEHSVAYSAGTKVSFPVEESLTMGPKLEREFSSKSEGRPQEPVQVSKALDAVNPSQLPKSSGNEYFITGNAPAPESINSESDPADLTYSEPSVPPQRVFHSERIPREQAGLLSRISKSDDSHSSQFLVNQSQTDIPQQDLVTGSVENLQNGNVDIPNEQSMPRTQKLDQIDVKDAAHENQVHAVGPEGGSKLPAVSHGDAVQHSENPTTHLVDGVGGQSIASDAQGHPQPPTWTGTQEESRPAIPRTEQGDILIDINDRFPRNLLSDIFSKAILSDSQSDIGPLQKDGAGMSVNIENHEPKHWSFFQRLAGDEFTRRDVSLIDQDHVVFSSGLKKVEEEAPLAYDFVPLTRDGIPPTHSGVPENYGEEDKKDLHGGDGAVSIGLHSNYSASQVKVSEGIQYDDLMDNMRIQDSEYEDGIGNVGLPPLDPSLVDFDINSLQIIQNADLEELKELGSGTFGTVYHGKWRGSDVAIKRIKKSCFTGRQSEQERLTIEFWREAEILSKLHHPNVVAFYGVVQDGPGGTLATVTEYMVDGSLRHVLLRKDRHLDRRKRLIIAMDAAFGMEYLHSKNIVHFDLKCDNLLVNLKDPSRPICKVGDFGLSKIKRNTLVSGGVRGTLPWMAPELLNGSSNKVSEKVDVFSFGIVLWEILTGEEPYANMHYGAIIGGIVNNTLRPTIPSYCDTEWRRLMEQCWAPNPAMRPCFTEIASRLRVMSSSAQTRKAS from the exons ATGCTTATGTATTGCTTGAATATCAGTGAAGTTGTTTTCAAGCGAAGTCTTCTGTTTGGTGTGAGAATTGTGGTGCTTCTGTGTGTCTTTTGCAAGTTATCCATAGCATTGTGGTGCCAGCAGTTGTTCTCATTGACATTGTActcaacagaaaataaatccAGCAATTTAAGTATGGAGCAAtccaaaaatcataattttatacaatataattCTGCTGAACATGGATATGAAGATATTGGTCCTGAATCGCTGATGCATATGGGAGATGCTTCAGGTCATGCAAATCCCAGTTTGAGGTCTCCAGAGATCAATTTTTCAGAACCTAAACCTGTACTTAATTATTCTATACAAACTGGTGAGGAGTTTGCTCTTGAATTTATGCGTGACCGTGTCAATCCTAGGCATCCATTTATTCCAAATATCTCTGGGGATTCCACTAGTGCACCAGGTTACTTGGAGCTGAAAGGCATTTTAGGCATTAGTCATACTGGTTCTGAAAGTGGTTCAGATGTTTCCATGATTCCCACAACAGAAAAGAGTTCAAGAGAGTTTGAGCGTAGGAATTTGTCTTCTCATGGCAACAGGGGTAACCACGGGTCATTTCAATCTATGCTGCATGCCTCATCAGGTTACAACAGCCACCACACACTTAGATCTGCTTCTTCCGGAGCATCTGATAGTTCGAACCTGAAGGTTCTCTGCAGCTTTGGAGGTAGAATCCTTCCTAGGCCAAGTGATGGAAAGCTCAGATATGTTGGCGGTGAAACACGCATCATCCGGGTAAGCAAGGAAATTACATGGCAAGAACTGTGGGAAAAGACTACTGCAATTTATGATGAGACTCATACCATAAAATATCAGCTCCCTGGGGAGGATCTTGATGCTTTAGTTTCTGTATCAACCGATGAGGATTTATTGAACATGATGGAGGAGTGCAATGTACTTGAAGATGGAGAAGGATCCAAAAAGCTTAGGATGTTTCTGTTCTCTCTTGGAGATTTGGAAGATGCACATTTCATTCTAGCCAACTCCCATGGTGATTCAGAGATGAAATATGTGGTTGCTGTCAATGGCATGGACATTGGATCCCGGAAAGGCTCTGGTCTTCGTGGTTTAGCAGGCTCTTCCGGAAACAATTTAAATGAGTTGGACTCACTGAATGTTGAAAGAGACTCATGTAGGACTTCCAATGAATTTGCTGGAATTCGTACCCCAAATATGGCAGGCTTTGTTGTCACATCGGCTGCTACTAAATCTTCTGAATCTATTTTACCAAATTCCTCCAAAGTTTATGGAACTGATTTACACTTCTATCATGGTCAGCCTGTGCCCCATCATGAAGACAAACAACATCCTCCACAATTTGGCTACAATTTGCATCCTCCTTATATTACGCCTCCAGAAAATGCTATGCCACAATCTTCTTATGGGGCTATTTCTCAACATAAAGGTCTTGAAGGGATTAGTAGCTCAGGCACCCAGGGCACAGAAAGGCTAGAAAAGGAAGCCAAACTGAATAGTGATGGTTTGAGACAACCAGAAAGTGGAAGCAGTCAAATGTTGGCTAATGAGCACTCTGTAGCATACAGTGCTGGCACAAAAGTTAGTTTTCCTGTTGAAGAGTCATTGACAATGGGCCCTAAACTGGAGAGAGAATTCTCATCAAAGAGTGAAGGCAGGCCCCAGGAACCAGTGCAGGTCTCTAAAGCTCTTGATGCCGTTAATCCATCCCAACTTCCTAAATCTAGTGGCAATGAGTACTTTATCACTGGTAATGCACCTGCTCCAGAATCGATCAACTCGGAGTCTGATCCTGCTGATTTAACCTACTCTGAGCCTTCTGTTCCTCCTCAGAGGGTCTTTCATTCTGAGCGTATTCCTCGAGAGCAGGCAGGTCTACTTAGCAGAATATCAAAGTCTGATGATTCACATAGTTCTCAGTTTCTTGTTAATCAGTCACAGACTGATATTCCCCAGCAGGATTTAGTTACAGGATCTGttgaaaatttgcaaaatgGGAATGTAGATATTCCTAACGAGCAGTCAATGCCCAGAACTCAGAAGTTGGATCAAATAGATGTTAAAGATGCCGCACATGAAAATCAAGTTCATGCTGTGGGGCCAGAAGGTGGTTCAAAGCTTCCTGCTGTGAGCCATGGGGATGCAGTGCAACACTCTGAAAATCCTACGACTCATTTGGTTGATGGAGTTGGTGGTCAGTCCATTGCTAGTGATGCTCAAGGGCATCCTCAACCTCCTACATGGACAGGGACTCAGGAAGAATCCAGGCCTGCTATTCCCAGAACCGAGCAGGGTGACATTCTTATTGATATCAATGACCGATTCCCTCGCAATCTTCTTTctgatatattttcaaaagctATCCTTTCAGATAGCCAATCTGATATTGGTCCTCTACAGAAGGATGGAGCTGGTATGAGTGTGAACATAGAAAACCATGAACCTAAGCACTGGTCCTTCTTCCAGAGATTGGCAGGGGATGAGTTCACGAGAAGGGATGTTTCTCTTATTGATCAAGATCATGTTGTATTTTCCTCTGGACTTAAAAAGGTTGAAGAGGAGGCTCCTTTAGCGTATGACTTTGTGCCACTGACACGAGATGGAATTCCTCCTACTCATAGTGGAGTGCCAGAGAATTATGGTGAAGAGGATAAAAAAGACTTGCATGGTGGAGATGGTGCTGTCTCCATAGGTCTTCATTCCAATTACAGCGCTTCACAAGTAAAAGTCAGTGAAGGCATTCAGTATGATGATTTGATGGATAATATGAGAATTCAAGATTCAGAATATGAG GACGGGATTGGAAATGTTGGCTTACCTCCTCTAGATCCATCATTGGTGGATTTCGATATCAATTCATTGCAG ATTATACAAAATGCAGATCTTGAAGAATTGAAGGAACTTGGTTCTGGAACTTTTGGTACTGTATATCATGGAAAATGGAGAGGCTCAGATGTGGCGATCAAGCGCATAAAAAAGAGTTGCTTCACTGGTCGACAATCAGAGCAAGAGAGACTG ACCATTGAGTTTTGGAGGGAAGCTGAAATTCTCTCAAAGCTTCACCACCCGAACGTGGTAGCATTTTATGGTGTTGTACAAGACGGACCAGGGGGGACATTGGCTACCGTGACGGAATACATGGTTGATGGATCTTTAAGACATGTTTTACTTCGTAAAGATAG ACACCTCGATCGCCGGAAGCGGCTCATAATTGCCATGGATGCAGCTTTTGGGATGGAATATTTGCATTCAAAGAATATAGTCCACTTTGATCTAAAATGTGACAATTTGCTAGTTAACTTGAAAGATCCATCAAGACCTATCTGCAAG GTAGGTGACTTTGGTCTATCAAAAATAAAGCGCAACACCCTGGTTTCTGGTGGAGTCAGGGGAACTCTGCCATGGATGGCTCCAGAGCTGCTGAATGGCAGTAGCAATAAAGTTTCTGAAAAG GTTGATGTGTTTTCATTTGGTATTGTCCTGTGGGAGATACTCACTGGGGAGGAGCCTTACGCCAACATGCATTATGGTGCAATCATAG GAGGCATTGTGAACAACACATTGAGACCAACCATTCCGAGCTACTGCGACACAGAATGGAGGAGATTAATGGAGCAGTGTTGGGCCCCAAATCCTGCTATGAGGCCATGTTTTACAGAAATTGCTAGCCGATTGCGCGTAATGTCTTCCTCTGCTCAGACACGGAAGGCGAGTTGA
- the LOC105175100 gene encoding uncharacterized protein LOC105175100 isoform X2, which yields MAAVSFKYWDDCVDPEDLDDMWIEPDVSAEWTDVGETKGSKVHLSRDPDGHPYLTQTEMKAVAGIIVRRHFVSQIDSDMLCAIAELESDRQPLATTYHKKPEEVKMGIMQISPKTAEWLTRELGYTAYQVAENSNLLYEPFLNVYFGAAYLKWLSNFDQKERSEEFMIRAYKGGTKKATHKSTLPYWKKYLTVKERLPSRKAFGVCSAPAPSASATAVSHNKGPTNTTWDSRTSSEDMEAMWNNPNVNKEWTTSGEKKGKVRLSHDMENNPYLSRVELRAVVEIIFAKHFRTRRIKPSFLCALSEMVSMRFVNGIGQRTGLMGIDYPTACWLYKDLGFKGYIVESVEDLTKPFVSVYFGAAYMTWLSEYEGRERTPHFIVQAYLSGPQNVNLQESGPLWAKFEEALSRYEDTKKEDKCTIL from the exons ATGGCAGCTGTCAGCTTCAAATACTGGGATGATTGCGTGGATCCTGAGGACTTGGATGATATGTGGATAGAACCTGATGTCAGTGCAGAGTGGACTGATGTTGGAGAGACCAAGGGATCGAAGGTCCACCTCTCGCGCGATCCTGATGGTCATCCTTATTTAACACAGACCGAGATGAAG gCTGTGGCAGGAATTATCGTACGAAGGCACTTTGTCTCGCAGATAGACTCG GACATGCTTTGCGCCATCGCTGAGCTTGAAAGTGATCGACAGCCTCTTGCCACAACCTATCACAAAAAACCTGAAGAGGTCAAGATGGGAATCATGCAAATATCACCAAAAACTGCAGAGTGGTTAACCAG GGAGTTGGGTTATACAGCCTATCAAGTGGCTGAGAATTCAAACCTTCTGTATGAGCCTTTTCTTAATGTTTATTTTGGGGCAGCTTATCTCAAATGGCTATCAAATTTTGACCAAAA agAAAGGAGTGAAGAGTTCATGATTAGGGCTTACAAAGGTGGCACGAAAAAGGCTACTCATAAGTCAACTTTGCCATACTGGAAAAAGTATCTCACTGTTAAGGAAAGACTTCCATCCAG AAAAGCCTTTGGAGTCTGTTCTGCACCTGCTCCTTCAGCCTCTGCTACTGCTGTTTCACACAACAAAG GTCCTACCAATACTACTTGGGACTCAAGGACTTCGAGTGAAGACATGGAAGCAATGTGGAATAATCCTAATGTGAACAAGGAATGGACCACATCTGGTGAGAAAAAGGGGAAAGTCCGGTTGTCTCATGACATGGAAAACAATCCTTATCTGTCCCGTGTAGAACTAAGG GCGGTTGTAGAAATCATTTTTGCGAAGCACTTCAGAACGAGAAGAATAAAACCT AGTTTTTTATGTGCTCTCTCTGAGATGGTTAGCATGCGATTTGTGAACGGAATTGGACAACGCACAGGACTGATGGGAATTGATTATCCCACAGCATGCTGGCTTTACAA GGACTTGGGCTTCAAAGGTTACATTGTAGAGTCTGTTGAAGATCTCACCAAGCCTTTCGTTTCCGTTTACTTTGGTGCAGCCTATATGACTTGGTTATCAGAGTACGAGGGGAG GGAAAGAACTCCCCATTTCATTGTTCAGGCGTATCTCTCTGGACCGCAGAATGTGAACCTTCAAGAGAGTGGTCCTCTCTGGGCCAAGTTTGAGGAAGCATTGAGCCGCTATGAAGACACTAAAAA GGAGGATAAGTGCACCATTCTGTGA
- the LOC105175100 gene encoding uncharacterized protein LOC105175100 isoform X1, giving the protein MAAVSFKYWDDCVDPEDLDDMWIEPDVSAEWTDVGETKGSKVHLSRDPDGHPYLTQTEMKAVAGIIVRRHFVSQIDSDMLCAIAELESDRQPLATTYHKKPEEVKMGIMQISPKTAEWLTRELGYTAYQVAENSNLLYEPFLNVYFGAAYLKWLSNFDQKERSEEFMIRAYKGGTKKATHKSTLPYWKKYLTVKERLPSRKAFGVCSAPAPSASATAVSHNKGAGPTNTTWDSRTSSEDMEAMWNNPNVNKEWTTSGEKKGKVRLSHDMENNPYLSRVELRAVVEIIFAKHFRTRRIKPSFLCALSEMVSMRFVNGIGQRTGLMGIDYPTACWLYKDLGFKGYIVESVEDLTKPFVSVYFGAAYMTWLSEYEGRERTPHFIVQAYLSGPQNVNLQESGPLWAKFEEALSRYEDTKKEDKCTIL; this is encoded by the exons ATGGCAGCTGTCAGCTTCAAATACTGGGATGATTGCGTGGATCCTGAGGACTTGGATGATATGTGGATAGAACCTGATGTCAGTGCAGAGTGGACTGATGTTGGAGAGACCAAGGGATCGAAGGTCCACCTCTCGCGCGATCCTGATGGTCATCCTTATTTAACACAGACCGAGATGAAG gCTGTGGCAGGAATTATCGTACGAAGGCACTTTGTCTCGCAGATAGACTCG GACATGCTTTGCGCCATCGCTGAGCTTGAAAGTGATCGACAGCCTCTTGCCACAACCTATCACAAAAAACCTGAAGAGGTCAAGATGGGAATCATGCAAATATCACCAAAAACTGCAGAGTGGTTAACCAG GGAGTTGGGTTATACAGCCTATCAAGTGGCTGAGAATTCAAACCTTCTGTATGAGCCTTTTCTTAATGTTTATTTTGGGGCAGCTTATCTCAAATGGCTATCAAATTTTGACCAAAA agAAAGGAGTGAAGAGTTCATGATTAGGGCTTACAAAGGTGGCACGAAAAAGGCTACTCATAAGTCAACTTTGCCATACTGGAAAAAGTATCTCACTGTTAAGGAAAGACTTCCATCCAG AAAAGCCTTTGGAGTCTGTTCTGCACCTGCTCCTTCAGCCTCTGCTACTGCTGTTTCACACAACAAAG GAGCAGGTCCTACCAATACTACTTGGGACTCAAGGACTTCGAGTGAAGACATGGAAGCAATGTGGAATAATCCTAATGTGAACAAGGAATGGACCACATCTGGTGAGAAAAAGGGGAAAGTCCGGTTGTCTCATGACATGGAAAACAATCCTTATCTGTCCCGTGTAGAACTAAGG GCGGTTGTAGAAATCATTTTTGCGAAGCACTTCAGAACGAGAAGAATAAAACCT AGTTTTTTATGTGCTCTCTCTGAGATGGTTAGCATGCGATTTGTGAACGGAATTGGACAACGCACAGGACTGATGGGAATTGATTATCCCACAGCATGCTGGCTTTACAA GGACTTGGGCTTCAAAGGTTACATTGTAGAGTCTGTTGAAGATCTCACCAAGCCTTTCGTTTCCGTTTACTTTGGTGCAGCCTATATGACTTGGTTATCAGAGTACGAGGGGAG GGAAAGAACTCCCCATTTCATTGTTCAGGCGTATCTCTCTGGACCGCAGAATGTGAACCTTCAAGAGAGTGGTCCTCTCTGGGCCAAGTTTGAGGAAGCATTGAGCCGCTATGAAGACACTAAAAA GGAGGATAAGTGCACCATTCTGTGA